The DNA region ACCCGAAGTAGCCTACAAAGAAGCATTGACCAAATCAACCCGGCATCGTGAAGTTTACAAAAAACAAACAGGAGGAAAAGGTAAATTTGCTGACATTGAGTTTGAATTGGGGCCTGCTGATCCTGGAGTAAAAGGCGTTCAGTTTATCAATGAAATAACAGGCGGAAATATCCCTAGGGAATTCATACCGGCCATTGAAAAAGGTTTTAAAATGGCCATCAACAATGGTGTTCTGGCCAGCTTTCCGGTTGAAGCAGTGAAAATCAGGCTGATAGATGGTAGCTATCACCCTGTTGACAGCGATTCCCTGTCGTTTGAATCAGCTGCCAGACTTGGTTTTCGTGAAGCCGCCAAAAAGTGTGGAGCAGTGTTGATGGAACCCATCATGAGTGTGGAAGTAGTAACACCCGAAGAATATCTGGGCGATGTGATTGGCGACCTGAACCGCAGACGCGGACAGATAGAAGGAGCTGATATCCGTGGAATTTCTCAGATTGTCAAGGCAAAAGTTCCTCTTTCTGAGCTGTTCGGGTATGTTACCGTTTTAAGGACACTTACTTCAGGACGTGGACTTTCGACAGTTACCTTTTCACACTATCAGATTGTACCAGAAGATATTCAGAAAAAAGTATTAGCAAAAATTAAAGGAGATTTCTTTTTTAACTAAGAAATAAATATGGGAACTCAAAAAATCAGAATCAAATTAAGGTCTTTTGACTATAGCCTGGTGGACAAATCGGCTGAAAAAATAGTCAAAACGGTGAAGATTACCGGAGCCATTGTGAACGGGCCAATACCTTTACCTTCAAAAAGAAAAATATTTACAGTACTTCGTTCACCACACGTCAACAAGACTTCCCGTGAACAGTTTGAACTTTGTTCTCATAAGAGATTAATAGACATTTACAGTACAAGCTCGAAAACAGTGGATGCATTGATGAAGCTCGAATTACCTGCAGGTGTTGATGTAGAAATAAAAGTATAATTATGGTAGGCATTATTGGAAAAAAATTAGGCATGACAAGGATTTTCACCGAAGCTGGTGAAAACATAGCCTGTACCGTTATTCAGGCAGGGCCCTGTGTGGTTACCCAATTGAAAAACATTGATAAGGAAGGTTATAATGCTGTTCAGCTGGCATTTGGCGAAAAGAAGGAAAAGAATACATCAAAAGCTTTAATGGGTCATTTCAAAAAAGCCGGTACCACACCTAAATCAAAATTGGTAGAATTCAGAAATCTGAGAAAATATCCGGGTGTTGAAAAAATCAAACTCGGAGATACCCTCGATATTAGCATTTTTAATGAAAATGAATGGGTTGACGTAACCGGTATTTCCAGAGGAAAAGGATTTCAGGGTGTTGTCAAACGTCATGGGTTCAGCGGGGTAGGAGGAGCCACCCACGGTCAGCACGACAGGCTCAGGGCTCCGGGTTCTGTTGGCGCTTCGTCATTCCCTTCCCGTGTTTTTAAAGGTTTGAGAATGGCTGGCAGAACAGGAAATAAAAAAGTTAAGATTATCAACCTGCAAGTGGCCAGAATCGACAGAGAACACAACCTCATGTATCTGAATGGCCCCGTACCGGGATATAAAGGTTCATACATTATTATTGAGAAATAAAAGACTATGAAAGTAGAAGTTTATACGATAAATGGTGAAAAAACTGACAGGCAGATTGACCTGCCGGATGAAATTTTTGCCGTAAAACCTAACGACCATGCTATTTATCTGGATGTCAAAAGGATTATGGCTTCATTTCGTCAGGGAACACACAAAGCTAAAGAAAGAGCAGAGGTTTCCGGTTCAACAAAAAAACTGAGAAGACAAAAAGGAACCGGAGCTGCCAGGGTGGGTAGTATTAAAAACCCATTGTTCAGAGGAGGCGGAAGAATATTCGGCCCGCGTCCCCGCGATTATGCCATCAAACTCAACAAGAAAGTCAGGGAGCTGGCACGTAAATCTGCTTTAAGCTACAAGGTGATTGAAAACAAAATCAAAGTCGTTGAAGATTTCGATTTTGAACAGCCAAAAACAAAAGAATTTGCAACAATTTTAAAGAATCTTCAGGCCAAAGACAGCAAGAATCTTTTTGTCGTAAATATTGAAAAAGAAAATATTTATTTATCAGGCAGAAATCTGTCAAATACCTATATTTGCCCCCCTGAAAATTTGAATACCTACGTGATTTTAGACAATGATTTGCTTGTTTTGACCGAGAGTTCTGTTGAAATTATTAAAAAAACTTTTTTGAATTAGGAAATATGAGCGTGATAAAAAGACCCGTGATTACCGAAAAGTATTCGTCAATGGGTGAAAAACTCAACAAATATGGGTTTATTGTCGATAAGAAGGCTTCAAAAGAATCAATTAAAAAAGAAGTTGAAAAGCTTTATGGAGTGGAGGTCATGCAGATAAACACCATTATTTACGGAGGAAAACCGAAGACCAGATATACCAAAAAGAATATCATCAAGGGAAGAACAAGAGGATTCAAAAAAGCAATAGTAACGCTAAAAGAAGGACAAGTTATTGATTTCTATAGTAATTTATAAGTAAGATGACTTTAAAAAGATTAAAACCAATAACCTCAGCACAGCGTTTTGCAGTAGTAAACGCTTATGAAGAGTTAACAACCAACCAACCTGAGAAAAGTCTGCTTGTCCCGGTCAGGAAATCTGGCGGAAGAAACAATCAGGGTAGAAGGACGATGCGTTATATCGGTGGAGGACATAAACAAAAATACCGTCTGATTGATTTCAAACGCGATAAATTTAATATTCCGGGCACTATCCAATCGGTGGAATATGATCCAAACAGAACTTCGTTTATTTCGCTGGTCAAATATGCAGACGGAGAAAAACGCTATATCATTGCACCCAATGGCGTAAAAGTAGGTCAGAAGGTTGAAAGCGGAGAAGTAGCTCCTGAAATTGGCAATGCCATGAAGCTGAGCAATATTCCGTTAGGTTCTTTTGTTCATAACATCGAACTGCATCCCGGAAAAGGAGGAGAGCTTGCCCGTAGTGCCGGTACTTATGCCCAGCTGATGGCTAAGGAAGGCAAATATGCCGTTTTAAGAATGCCCTCAGGCGAAGTTCGCAGGGTACTCGTTAATTGTATGGCCACCATAGGAGTAGTTTCCAATCCTGATCACAACCTGGTTAAAAAGGGGAAAGCAGGGAGAAATCGCTGGCTGGGAATTCGCCCGCGCAACCGTGGTGTTGCCATGAACCCGGTTGATCATCCCATGGGTGGTGGTGAAGGTAAAGCTTCCGGAGGTCATCCCCGTTCACGTAAAGGACTCTATGCCAAGGGAAAGAAAACAAGAAGCAAAACAAGATATAGCAATAAAATGATTATTGAAAGGAGGAAAAAGTAGTTTATGGCAAGATCAATTAAAAAAGGCCCTTATGTTTCATTTAAACTGGAAAAGAAAGTCCAGGAACTGAATGAAAAAAACAAAAAGGCCGTTATTAAAACATGGTCAAGAAGGTCGATGATTATCCCCGACTTTGTAGGCCATACCTTTGCTGTACATAATGGAAACAAGTTTATCCCTGTATATGTTACGGAAAATATGGTCGGACATAAACTTGGTGAATTTGCACCTACCCGTAACTTCCGTGGTCACCCTGTTAAAAAATAAAGCATGAAAACAACAGCTCATCTTAAAAACGTTCCA from Sphingobacteriales bacterium includes:
- the rplB gene encoding 50S ribosomal protein L2; the encoded protein is MTLKRLKPITSAQRFAVVNAYEELTTNQPEKSLLVPVRKSGGRNNQGRRTMRYIGGGHKQKYRLIDFKRDKFNIPGTIQSVEYDPNRTSFISLVKYADGEKRYIIAPNGVKVGQKVESGEVAPEIGNAMKLSNIPLGSFVHNIELHPGKGGELARSAGTYAQLMAKEGKYAVLRMPSGEVRRVLVNCMATIGVVSNPDHNLVKKGKAGRNRWLGIRPRNRGVAMNPVDHPMGGGEGKASGGHPRSRKGLYAKGKKTRSKTRYSNKMIIERRKK
- the rpsJ gene encoding 30S ribosomal protein S10, encoding MGTQKIRIKLRSFDYSLVDKSAEKIVKTVKITGAIVNGPIPLPSKRKIFTVLRSPHVNKTSREQFELCSHKRLIDIYSTSSKTVDALMKLELPAGVDVEIKV
- the rplW gene encoding 50S ribosomal protein L23, coding for MSVIKRPVITEKYSSMGEKLNKYGFIVDKKASKESIKKEVEKLYGVEVMQINTIIYGGKPKTRYTKKNIIKGRTRGFKKAIVTLKEGQVIDFYSNL
- the rplC gene encoding 50S ribosomal protein L3, yielding MVGIIGKKLGMTRIFTEAGENIACTVIQAGPCVVTQLKNIDKEGYNAVQLAFGEKKEKNTSKALMGHFKKAGTTPKSKLVEFRNLRKYPGVEKIKLGDTLDISIFNENEWVDVTGISRGKGFQGVVKRHGFSGVGGATHGQHDRLRAPGSVGASSFPSRVFKGLRMAGRTGNKKVKIINLQVARIDREHNLMYLNGPVPGYKGSYIIIEK
- the rplD gene encoding 50S ribosomal protein L4, whose amino-acid sequence is MKVEVYTINGEKTDRQIDLPDEIFAVKPNDHAIYLDVKRIMASFRQGTHKAKERAEVSGSTKKLRRQKGTGAARVGSIKNPLFRGGGRIFGPRPRDYAIKLNKKVRELARKSALSYKVIENKIKVVEDFDFEQPKTKEFATILKNLQAKDSKNLFVVNIEKENIYLSGRNLSNTYICPPENLNTYVILDNDLLVLTESSVEIIKKTFLN
- the rpsS gene encoding 30S ribosomal protein S19, with the translated sequence MARSIKKGPYVSFKLEKKVQELNEKNKKAVIKTWSRRSMIIPDFVGHTFAVHNGNKFIPVYVTENMVGHKLGEFAPTRNFRGHPVKK